One genomic window of Tetrapisispora phaffii CBS 4417 chromosome 13, complete genome includes the following:
- the PPG1 gene encoding putative serine/threonine-protein kinase PPG1 (similar to Saccharomyces cerevisiae PPG1 (YNR032W); ancestral locus Anc_6.342) produces MMEPDQCLQYLYKGQLLPEATIKALCFKLKEMLVKESNVVYIQSPVTVVGDIHGQFHDLLEIFEIGGRVPDTNYLFLGDYVDRGLYSIETILLLIVLKLRYPNRVHLIRGNHESRQITQSYGFYTECLNKYGSSSKVWQYITDLFDYLILCCVIDDRLFCVHGGLSPNVQTIDQIKIIDRFREIPHDGAIADLVWSDPEEHNLMANPSNREELYQETSQHFQISPRGAGYTFGRSVVEKFLEINGMDRIYRAHQLCNDGYQIYFDGLVTTVWSAPNYCYRCGNKASILELYSADEYYFNVFVEAPENRLLNDQVMNSVANRNTISEYFSDYQLSITNGKDNTNDTSYDYKEFYKNGGNDVDELETDLMKMSLSTNSDIFSDSFQAQSARNRKVEYFL; encoded by the coding sequence ATGATGGAACCAGATCAATGTCTGCAGTATCTCTACAAGGGACAGTTGCTGCCAGAGGCCACGATTAAGGCGTtatgttttaaattaaaggaaATGTTGGTTAAGGAGTCGAATGTTGTGTACATACAGTCTCCAGTGACGGTAGTTGGTGATATACATGGCCAGTTCCATGATTTATTGGAGATTTTTGAGATAGGTGGCCGTGTTCCCGACACtaattatttgtttctAGGTGATTATGTCGATAGAGGGCTATATAGCATCGAAACGATATTGCTGCTGATTGTACTGAAATTACGTTATCCTAACAGGGTACACTTGATAAGAGGTAACCACGAATCGCGTCAAATTACTCAGAGTTATGGATTTTACACAGAatgtttaaataaatacGGAAGTTCATCTAAAGTATGGCAATATATCACTGATTTGTTCGATTACTTGATATTATGTTGCGTGATCGATGATAGACTATTTTGTGTGCATGGTGGGTTATCGCCCAATGTTCAGACTATCGATCAAATAAAGATCATCGATCGATTCAGGGAGATTCCACATGACGGCGCTATTGCTGATCTTGTATGGTCGGATCCCGAAGAGCATAACTTGATGGCAAATCCATCAAATAGAGAAGAACTATATCAAGAGACAAGTCAACACTTCCAAATATCCCCAAGAGGTGCAGGTTACACTTTTGGAAGGAGTGTTGTAGAAAAATTCTTGGAAATAAATGGTATGGATAGAATCTATCGAGCACATCAGCTATGCAATGACGGGTATCAAATATACTTCGATGGTCTAGTGACTACCGTGTGGTCAGCACCAAACTATTGTTATAGATGCGGGAACAAGGCATCAATTCTGGAACTATACAGTGCTGATGAGTACTATTTCAATGTTTTTGTTGAAGCCCCAGAAAATagattattaaatgatcAAGTAATGAATTCAGTAGCGAATAGAAATACGATCTCTGAATACTTCAGTGATTACCAATTATCAATAACGAACGGAAAGGACAACACAAATGATACTTCATACGATTATAAAGAGTTCTATAAGAATGGAGGAAATGATGTTGATGAACTAGAGACtgatttaatgaaaatgtcTTTATCAACTAATAGTGATATATTTTCTGATTCATTTCAAGCACAATCAGCAAGAAACAGGAAAGTAGAATACTTCCTGTAA
- the ABZ1 gene encoding 4-amino-4-deoxychorismate synthase (similar to Saccharomyces cerevisiae ABZ1 (YNR033W); ancestral locus Anc_6.344), producing MNQFHVLFIDSYDSFTYNVVRLIEQQIAKGYSSIHVTIIHNNSFNDINELDNYLKYFDCIVIGPGPGNPMNGLDDVGIINSLFDEKYKEIPMLGICLGFQAMCLSQDAQVKELDAIKHGQIYNIKLTGPQNSNSIFAGYPSNFNSTRYHSLHVSGWNDAIEPLAFTSDENGEVLMAAKIKNKNWFGVQYHPESCCSELGNVLIDNFLRLANEMNIESGRITLKKSLRQDSELEFNNVIKYLDKCTSIAPLYHIDEKDIASDNPIYLEEFSISQDPNYSLKLCDAINESKFLMASSSISQNRGEWSIIALPNSDSTVFTHYDQLHKTTIHKWQDPRLNTATMKESLLSLDAINHPETNGLEIVNEDKSHFWITLSHFMKDKFVKNNQDIPFIGGLIGILGYEMGNYVSNDLNPSDILIPDAKLVFIENSIVINHCSGRLYVISLSHNFPKHILKVIKNLDIAKELEWPKTLPKGTTFDIQMPSKDDYSDAFNKCQEYIHRGDSYEICLTTQTKIIPSIYLEPWKIFQTLIQQNPAPFSSYFEFNDLVDSSENNSSLCLISTSPERFLKWNNEFCELRPIKGTVKKGKKMTTEKATEILKTPKEFGENLMILDLIRNDLYELLSQVKVDEFMSVEEYKTVYQLVSVIKGFFGKERNGNSYYGLDVFRHSLPAGSMTGAPKKITVEILQNEIEKTLNKHVNGGVRGVYSGVTGYWSINNNSDWSVNIRCMYSYNRGQTWKIGAGGAITVLSTLEGEREEMFTKLESALQVFM from the coding sequence ATGAACCAATTCCATGTGTTATTTATTGACTCATATGATTCATTCACCTATAATGTTGTTAGATTGATTGAACAACAGATTGCAAAAGGTTATAGCTCTATCCATGTGACGATTATTCACAACAATAGCTTCAACGATATTAATGAACTGGATAACTATTTGAAATACTTTGATTGCATTGTGATAGGTCCTGGACCTGGGAATCCGATGAATGGCTTAGATGATGTTGGGATCATTAATTCGCTGTTTGATGAAAAGTACAAAGAAATTCCAATGTTGGGCATATGTCTAGGGTTTCAAGCCATGTGTTTATCACAAGATGCTCAGGTAAAAGAATTGGATGCTATAAAACACGgtcaaatatataatatcaagCTTACTGGTCCACAAAATTCTAACTCAATATTTGCAGGCTATCCctctaattttaattccACAAGATATCATTCCTTGCATGTCAGCGGCTGGAATGATGCAATTGAACCGTTAGCGTTCACTAGTGATGAGAATGGTGAAGTATTAATGGCTGCTaagattaaaaataaaaattggtTTGGAGTCCAGTATCACCCAGAATCATGCTGTTCTGAATTAGGAAACgttttaattgataattttttaagaCTAGCAAACGAAATGAACATTGAGTCTGGAAGAATTACCCTAAAAAAAAGTCTGAGGCAAGACTCTGAATTagaatttaataatgtcATCAAATATCTCGACAAGTGCACCAGCATAGCACCATTGTACCATATTGATGAAAAGGATATCGCAAGCGATAATCCAATTTATTTAGAagaattttcaatatcacAGGACCCTAATTATTCCCTGAAGTTATGTGATGCCATAAATGAGTCCAAATTCCTTATGGCATCCTCTTCCATTAGCCAGAACAGAGGTGAGTGGTCAATAATCGCATTGCCTAATTCTGATTCCACTGTATTCACACATTACGACCAGCTTCATAAAACTACAATCCACAAGTGGCAAGATCCACGATTGAATACGGCAACAATGAAAGAGTCATTATTGTCATTAGATGCAATTAATCATCCAGAGACAAATGGCTTAGAAATAGttaatgaagataaatcTCATTTCTGGATAACATTGAGTCATTTCATGAAAGATAAGTTCgttaaaaataatcaagATATACCATTTATTGGGGGACTCATTGGAATTTTGGGTTATGAAATGGGGAATTATGTCTCCAATGACTTAAATCCAAGTGATATTTTAATCCCAGACGCAAAATTAGTATTCATCGAAAATTCCATTGTAATAAATCACTGTAGTGGGAGATTGTACGTAATTTCTCTGAGTCACAATTTCCCcaaacatattttaaaggTCATAAAAAACCTTGATATAGCAAAAGAACTGGAATGGCCAAAAACACTTCCTAAGGGTACAACATTTGATATTCAAATGCCAAGTAAAGATGATTATTCAGATGCATTTAACAAGTGTCAGGAATACATACATAGAGGTGATTCATATGAAATTTGCTTAACCAcacaaacaaaaataataccTTCTATTTATTTAGAGCCATGGAAAATATTCCAAACGTTAATTCAACAAAATCCTGCCCCTTTTTCTAGTTATTTCGAATTTAATGATCTTGTCGATAGCTCTGAAAACAATTCAAGTCTATGCCTAATCAGTACTTCACCAGAAAGATTTTTAAAATGGAATAATGAGTTTTGCGAATTACGTCCAATAAAGGGAACTGTAAAGAAAGgaaaaaaaatgacaaCAGAGAAAGCAACTGAGATATTGAAGACTCCAAAAGAATTTGGTGAgaatttgatgattttaGATTTAATTCGAAATGATTTATACGAGTTACTATCTCAAGTAAAAGTGGATGAGTTCATGTCTGTAGAAGAGTATAAAACTGTCTATCAATTGGTCAGTGTCATCAAAGGGTTTTTTGGCAAAGAAAGAAATGGCAATAGTTACTATGGTTTAGATGTATTTCGACATTCCTTACCTGCAGGATCTATGACAGGTGCTCCAAAAAAGATTACGGTTGAAATTCTACagaatgaaattgaaaagacaTTAAATAAGCATGTGAATGGAGGTGTCAGAGGAGTTTATAGTGGTGTCACAGGGTACTGGTCAATTAATAACAACAGTGATTGGTCTGTTAATATCAGATGCATGTATTCTTATAACAGAGGACAAACATGGAAAATTGGGGCTGGAGGAGCAATCACAGTATTAAGTACTTTAGAAGGTGAACGTGAAGAAATGTTTACAAAATTAGAAAGTGCATTACAGGTATtcatgtaa